Proteins from one Flavobacterium sp. N2038 genomic window:
- a CDS encoding DUF4442 domain-containing protein codes for MAVSVSKLNKFVLFKLPSAYICGVRVKAIDKESCVVSVKHRWINQNPFNSMYFAVQAMAAELTTGALVISQIQESGRKISMLVANNKGNFTKKATGRITFACNDGHLIADAIKKTIETGEGQTFWMKSIGTNEEGVQVSEMDFEWSVRLK; via the coding sequence ATGGCAGTTTCAGTTTCCAAACTCAATAAATTTGTATTATTCAAATTACCATCGGCATACATTTGCGGTGTACGTGTAAAAGCAATCGACAAAGAAAGTTGTGTTGTAAGTGTTAAGCACAGATGGATTAATCAAAACCCTTTTAACTCTATGTACTTTGCGGTTCAGGCAATGGCAGCAGAGTTGACAACCGGGGCTTTAGTGATTTCTCAAATTCAGGAAAGCGGAAGAAAAATTTCTATGTTAGTGGCTAACAATAAAGGGAACTTCACAAAAAAAGCAACCGGAAGAATTACATTTGCCTGCAATGACGGACATTTAATTGCCGATGCTATCAAAAAAACTATAGAAACGGGAGAAGGACAAACATTCTGGATGAAATCTATTGGGACAAATGAAGAAGGCGTTCAGGTTTCTGAAATGGATTTTGAATGGAGCGTTAGATTAAAGTAA
- a CDS encoding PspC domain-containing protein, giving the protein MNKTVNINLGGMFFHIDEDAYLKLTRYFDAIKRSLNNSSGQDEIIKDIEMRVSELLTEKQKSEKHVVGLKDVDEVITVMGQPEDYRIEDEDNQNQSFNNYGARKHKKLYRDKEKGMIGGVATGLGHYFGIDAVWIKIIFLVFVFAGFGTGILAYFVLWIVTPEAITTSEKLEMTGEPVTISNIEKKVREEIDSLSDKFKNADYDKMGNQVKSGAERISSSFGDFVMTVFKIFAKFLGVILIVSGISVLLGLLVGVFTLGSNVFIDFPWQNFVEAGNFTEYPLWSFGLLMLFAVGIPFFFLTLLGFKLLSPNLKSIGNITKYTLLAIWIIAVAIVISIGIKQATEISYDNKTVEKKTINIKPTDTLFVKFRYNDYFAKDLDHHREFAFVQDSANNNLIYSNDVRLHVLRTDEASPYMQIEKTARGNSLTSAKQRAEKINYNLQINGNHLILDNYFLTDIKNKFRGQEVDVYLYLPEGQLFKPDASIQDYDDSENDFFDLHFSGNYNYKVEGSKIKCLNCPADENEYNDNDNDYNDENTIDNDTVKEVSIKINGKEVLNGKKTNGKLTTDKNGVIIKIN; this is encoded by the coding sequence ATGAACAAAACAGTAAATATTAACTTAGGCGGTATGTTTTTTCACATCGATGAAGATGCATATTTAAAATTGACACGCTATTTTGACGCTATAAAACGATCACTAAATAACTCGTCTGGACAAGATGAAATTATTAAAGACATCGAAATGCGTGTTTCTGAATTATTAACAGAAAAACAAAAAAGTGAAAAACATGTTGTTGGCTTGAAAGATGTTGACGAAGTGATTACAGTGATGGGACAACCGGAAGATTACAGAATCGAGGACGAAGACAATCAAAATCAATCGTTTAACAATTACGGTGCAAGAAAACACAAAAAATTATATCGTGATAAAGAAAAAGGTATGATTGGTGGTGTTGCAACCGGATTAGGACATTACTTTGGAATTGATGCCGTATGGATTAAAATCATATTCTTAGTATTTGTTTTTGCAGGTTTTGGAACCGGAATTTTAGCATACTTTGTACTTTGGATTGTAACTCCTGAAGCAATTACAACTTCAGAAAAATTGGAAATGACAGGAGAACCAGTTACGATTTCGAACATCGAAAAAAAAGTTCGTGAAGAAATAGATTCATTATCTGATAAATTCAAAAACGCAGATTATGATAAAATGGGAAACCAGGTAAAGTCGGGAGCTGAGAGAATAAGTAGTTCATTTGGAGACTTTGTCATGACGGTTTTTAAAATATTCGCTAAATTTTTAGGTGTCATATTAATCGTGTCCGGAATTAGTGTTTTGCTTGGATTATTGGTTGGGGTGTTTACTTTGGGATCAAATGTATTTATTGATTTCCCTTGGCAAAACTTTGTTGAAGCAGGAAACTTTACAGAATATCCGCTTTGGTCTTTTGGTTTATTGATGCTCTTTGCTGTTGGAATCCCGTTTTTCTTTCTAACATTATTAGGCTTTAAATTGTTATCTCCAAACTTAAAATCTATTGGAAATATTACAAAATATACCTTATTAGCCATTTGGATCATTGCAGTTGCAATTGTAATTAGTATTGGAATCAAACAGGCAACCGAAATATCTTATGATAATAAAACGGTTGAGAAAAAAACGATCAATATTAAACCTACAGATACGCTGTTTGTAAAATTCAGATATAATGATTATTTCGCAAAGGATCTGGATCATCACAGAGAGTTTGCATTTGTTCAGGATTCGGCAAACAATAATTTAATTTATTCAAATGATGTTCGCTTACACGTTTTACGTACAGATGAAGCTTCTCCTTATATGCAAATTGAAAAAACCGCAAGAGGAAATTCGTTAACAAGCGCAAAACAAAGAGCAGAAAAAATTAATTACAATCTTCAGATTAACGGAAATCACTTAATTTTAGATAATTATTTTCTGACAGATATAAAAAACAAGTTTAGAGGACAAGAAGTAGATGTATATTTGTACTTGCCAGAAGGGCAATTATTTAAGCCAGATGCATCTATTCAGGACTACGATGATTCTGAAAATGATTTTTTCGACCTGCACTTTAGTGGTAACTATAACTACAAAGTAGAAGGTTCTAAAATAAAATGTTTAAACTGCCCGGCAGATGAAAACGAATACAATGATAATGACAATGATTACAATGACGAGAACACTATCGACAACGATACTGTAAAAGAAGTTTCGATTAAAATTAATGGAAAAGAAGTTTTAAACGGAAAAAAAACAAACGGAAAGCTAACCACTGATAAAAACGGAGTCATAATTAAAATTAACTAA
- a CDS encoding PadR family transcriptional regulator, with product MNIENTKAQMRKGVLEFCILSVLKEKDAYTSEILDTLKNAKLLVVEGTVYPLLTRLKNDGLLNYRWEESTSGPPRKYYGLTEIGQTFLNELSGTWTELSDAVNLITNQNQ from the coding sequence ATGAACATTGAAAACACAAAAGCACAGATGCGCAAAGGTGTTCTTGAGTTTTGCATCTTATCAGTACTTAAAGAAAAAGACGCATATACATCTGAAATATTAGACACCTTAAAAAACGCAAAATTATTAGTTGTTGAGGGCACCGTTTATCCGCTCTTAACCAGATTGAAAAATGACGGTTTGCTTAATTATCGATGGGAAGAATCGACCTCAGGCCCTCCACGAAAATATTATGGATTAACCGAGATAGGACAAACATTTTTAAACGAACTTAGCGGCACCTGGACAGAATTATCTGACGCCGTAAATCTAATCACCAATCAAAATCAATAA
- the trxB gene encoding thioredoxin-disulfide reductase, translated as MSDTIEKIKCLIIGSGPAGYTAAIYAARANMNPVLYQGMQPGGQLTTTNEVENFPGYVDGVTGPEMMIQLQEQAKRFGADIRDGWATKVDFSGDIHKVWINDTIELHCETVIISTGATAKYLGLPSEQHYLNMGGGVSACAVCDGFFYRNQEVVIVGAGDSACEEAHYLSKLCKKVTMLVRSEKFRASKIMEERVRKTENIEILMNHDTVEVVGDNQVVHAIKALNKTTGEVIEIPATGFFVAIGHKPNTDIFKDYITLDETGYIVNTPGTSNTNVAGVFVAGDAADHVYRQAITAAGTGCMAALDAERYLASKD; from the coding sequence ATGTCAGATACAATCGAAAAAATTAAATGCCTTATTATAGGTTCTGGTCCGGCAGGTTATACTGCGGCTATTTATGCAGCCAGAGCTAACATGAATCCGGTTTTATATCAGGGGATGCAGCCCGGAGGTCAATTGACTACTACTAATGAAGTAGAAAATTTCCCAGGTTATGTTGATGGTGTTACAGGACCAGAAATGATGATTCAGTTACAGGAACAAGCAAAACGTTTTGGTGCTGATATTCGTGATGGCTGGGCTACTAAAGTTGATTTTTCAGGAGATATTCATAAAGTTTGGATTAATGATACAATTGAATTGCACTGTGAAACTGTAATTATTTCTACAGGAGCAACTGCAAAATATTTGGGATTACCATCAGAGCAACATTACCTAAATATGGGTGGTGGAGTTTCAGCTTGTGCAGTTTGTGATGGATTTTTCTACAGAAATCAGGAAGTTGTGATTGTGGGGGCTGGAGATTCTGCTTGTGAGGAAGCACACTATTTATCTAAACTTTGTAAAAAAGTAACCATGTTGGTAAGAAGTGAGAAATTCAGAGCTTCTAAAATTATGGAAGAACGTGTTCGTAAAACAGAGAATATCGAGATTTTAATGAATCATGATACTGTTGAAGTAGTAGGAGATAACCAGGTGGTGCATGCAATTAAAGCACTAAATAAAACTACTGGAGAAGTTATCGAAATTCCTGCAACTGGTTTCTTCGTAGCAATTGGTCACAAACCAAATACAGATATCTTTAAGGATTATATTACATTAGATGAAACAGGATATATTGTAAATACTCCGGGAACTTCTAACACAAATGTGGCTGGTGTTTTTGTAGCCGGTGATGCTGCAGACCACGTATACCGTCAGGCAATTACTGCTGCGGGTACAGGTTGTATGGCTGCTCTGGATGCTGAAAGATATTTAGCTTCTAAAGACTAA
- a CDS encoding DUF4870 domain-containing protein: METTTPLIMETTSEKNTAAFTHLSTLSQYVIPFGNYIFPIIIWSSYKDKSEFVNHHGKQTLNFQLSLLLYTLILALIAIPIFLTVVLQNIPMEVFFNDDNFEIRNFNLQGNIGLLSIGATAVLLFGVLKFVEFFLVIYASIKASNGELYKYPLSIPFIK, translated from the coding sequence ATGGAAACAACAACGCCACTCATCATGGAAACAACATCAGAAAAAAACACAGCTGCGTTTACGCATTTAAGCACATTAAGTCAATATGTCATTCCGTTTGGGAATTATATTTTCCCAATTATAATCTGGTCGAGCTACAAAGACAAATCAGAATTTGTAAATCATCACGGAAAACAGACTTTGAATTTTCAATTGAGTTTACTGCTTTACACTTTGATTTTAGCCTTAATCGCAATTCCGATTTTCTTAACCGTCGTGTTACAGAATATTCCAATGGAAGTCTTTTTTAACGACGATAATTTTGAAATCAGAAACTTCAATTTACAAGGAAACATTGGTTTATTAAGTATTGGTGCGACAGCCGTTTTACTTTTTGGAGTTTTAAAATTTGTTGAATTCTTTTTAGTGATTTATGCTTCGATAAAAGCTTCAAACGGAGAATTATACAAATATCCGTTATCGATTCCTTTTATAAAGTAA
- a CDS encoding IS3 family transposase (programmed frameshift): MKDKENKGGRRSQRDYNMAFKLAVISQVEKGEMTYRQAQKNYGIQGRSTVLVWLRKFGNLDWSKPNLLFMSKSKETPAQTIKRLEKELADEQLKNKILNTMIDISDSQYGTQIPKKVFSQTIFRLRQEAGISLCKSCRLFGISRQAFYQGQNRITLRESELLKVRDLVIGIRMEMPRIGTRKLYHILCDQFSQKGIKIGRDAFFDYLRREKLLVKPIKSYTKTTFSKHWLHKYDNLLKECKIERPEQVYVSDITYIKSQQKTHYLSLVTDAYSRKIVGYKLSDDMNAESVVQALKMAVKSRKSILPLIHHSDRGLQYCSKVYQNVLAKHNIKPSMTDGYDCYQNALAERINGILKNEFLIYKCKDGATLEKLVKESIIIYNTKRPHLSLMMKTPNFIHEKTSQENLTG, encoded by the exons ATGAAAGACAAAGAAAACAAAGGGGGCAGGCGTTCCCAGCGGGATTATAACATGGCTTTTAAATTAGCTGTAATTTCCCAAGTTGAAAAAGGAGAAATGACCTATAGACAAGCTCAAAAAAACTATGGAATACAAGGAAGAAGTACAGTTTTGGTGTGGCTCAGAAAATTTGGTAACTTAGACTGGAGCAAACCAAACTTGTTATTTATGTCTAAATCTAAAGAAACTCCGGCACAAACCATTAAAAGGCTTGAAAAAGAATTAGCAGATGAACAGCTAAAGAATAAGATACTTAATACCATGATTGACATCTCTGATAGTCAGTACGGTACTCAGATTC CGAAAAAAGTTTTCTCCCAAACCATCTTCCGCCTCAGGCAAGAAGCAGGAATAAGTTTATGTAAAAGTTGCCGATTGTTTGGGATCAGCAGGCAAGCTTTCTATCAAGGGCAGAACAGAATTACCTTAAGAGAATCTGAACTACTCAAAGTTAGAGATTTGGTTATCGGCATAAGAATGGAAATGCCTCGTATTGGCACTCGTAAATTATATCATATTCTTTGTGATCAATTTTCACAAAAGGGGATTAAGATAGGTCGAGATGCATTTTTTGATTATTTAAGAAGAGAAAAATTACTTGTAAAACCAATAAAGAGTTATACAAAAACTACTTTTTCAAAACATTGGCTGCACAAATATGATAATCTTTTGAAAGAATGTAAAATTGAACGTCCTGAACAAGTATACGTAAGTGATATCACTTATATAAAATCACAGCAAAAAACTCATTATCTCTCCTTGGTCACTGATGCTTACAGTAGAAAAATAGTTGGTTATAAACTTAGTGATGATATGAACGCAGAAAGTGTAGTTCAGGCTTTAAAAATGGCAGTGAAGAGTAGAAAATCGATACTGCCGCTAATACATCATTCTGATAGGGGTTTGCAATATTGTTCAAAGGTTTATCAAAATGTATTAGCTAAACACAATATTAAACCATCAATGACAGATGGATATGACTGCTATCAAAATGCATTAGCGGAAAGAATTAATGGAATCTTAAAAAACGAGTTTTTAATTTATAAATGCAAGGATGGAGCCACATTGGAAAAGCTTGTAAAGGAGTCAATAATTATATATAATACAAAAAGACCACATCTAAGTTTGATGATGAAAACTCCTAACTTTATACATGAAAAAACCAGCCAAGAAAACCTGACTGGTTAA
- a CDS encoding DUF2807 domain-containing protein has protein sequence MKKSTALLLLLCITTLTFAQKREKVKGTKIVTTSIKEVESFDGLEVDDNLEVYLERGEKNEIKIEADDNLHDIVGMDLRDKTLRLYTSKESTIFKKLTVHVIYTGTLNKVIAKNEAVIYAIQELKLDDITFNSVDYSKLYLNVNAKKFGLIADDKSRSEINLKAEDASIQLSKNAAIKSLVSAIKFKCDLYQKTTATIEGIAEKATIRLDNNSIFTGTKFTLKDANVTAENYAVGTILAETTLSLAVGDKAELSLFGNPAIQLTRFSEEAKLMKKIK, from the coding sequence ATGAAAAAAAGTACTGCCCTGCTCCTATTATTATGCATTACCACATTAACCTTTGCTCAAAAAAGAGAAAAAGTAAAAGGAACTAAAATCGTAACCACATCTATAAAAGAAGTGGAAAGTTTTGACGGACTCGAAGTAGATGACAATTTAGAAGTTTACTTAGAACGCGGTGAGAAAAACGAAATCAAAATTGAAGCTGATGATAATCTACACGATATTGTTGGTATGGATTTACGAGATAAAACGTTACGTTTATATACATCAAAAGAAAGTACCATTTTTAAAAAATTAACGGTTCATGTTATTTACACTGGTACTTTAAACAAAGTTATTGCAAAAAACGAAGCTGTAATTTACGCTATTCAGGAACTAAAATTAGACGACATTACCTTTAATAGTGTTGATTATTCAAAACTATATTTAAATGTCAATGCAAAAAAATTCGGTTTAATTGCAGATGACAAATCCAGATCTGAAATAAATCTAAAAGCAGAAGATGCCAGTATTCAATTAAGCAAAAATGCTGCAATAAAATCATTAGTATCAGCAATAAAATTCAAATGCGACTTATATCAAAAAACAACAGCTACAATTGAAGGTATTGCTGAAAAAGCAACTATTCGTTTAGATAATAATTCCATTTTTACCGGAACAAAATTCACTTTAAAAGATGCTAACGTAACGGCGGAGAATTATGCTGTGGGTACAATTTTAGCCGAAACCACACTTTCACTTGCTGTTGGAGACAAAGCAGAACTTTCTCTTTTTGGGAATCCTGCGATACAACTAACTCGTTTTTCTGAAGAAGCTAAATTAATGAAGAAGATAAAATAA
- a CDS encoding head GIN domain-containing protein, with amino-acid sequence MIKIIIHITKFIIATITALLFASCNFNMNAIEGSGNVTTENRTVQGEFKNISVSNAIDLVIEQSDKTEIKVEADDNLQKEIITKVENGTLVISCKFSSFRNVTLKKVTVKMPKIDKIEASSASSVQSKNVLTGENIQLESSSAASMDVNVESDNIALDSDSGSSINITGKALKVKTSVSSGGSIDATKLLANDIDADASSGGTVSIHPIVSLKAQASSGGNISYDTTPKTIEKSQSSGGNINKG; translated from the coding sequence ATGATAAAAATAATCATTCATATTACGAAATTTATAATTGCCACTATTACTGCATTACTGTTTGCTTCATGTAACTTTAACATGAATGCAATCGAAGGAAGTGGGAATGTAACCACCGAAAACAGAACTGTTCAGGGTGAATTTAAAAACATATCAGTAAGCAATGCAATTGATCTGGTAATCGAGCAATCGGATAAAACTGAAATTAAAGTTGAAGCAGACGATAATTTACAAAAAGAAATTATTACAAAAGTTGAAAACGGAACATTAGTAATTTCATGTAAATTCAGTTCATTCCGCAACGTGACTTTGAAAAAGGTAACGGTAAAAATGCCAAAAATTGATAAAATTGAAGCATCAAGCGCTTCATCTGTTCAAAGCAAAAATGTTCTTACCGGTGAGAATATTCAATTAGAAAGTTCAAGTGCAGCATCTATGGATGTTAATGTAGAGTCTGATAATATTGCTTTAGATTCTGATAGCGGAAGCTCTATAAACATAACAGGAAAAGCCTTAAAAGTAAAAACTTCAGTATCTAGCGGAGGATCTATTGATGCTACAAAATTGCTGGCAAATGACATAGATGCAGATGCATCAAGCGGAGGAACAGTAAGTATTCATCCAATTGTAAGTCTTAAAGCTCAGGCAAGCAGCGGAGGAAACATAAGTTACGATACTACACCTAAAACTATCGAGAAAAGTCAAAGCTCAGGAGGAAACATTAATAAAGGATAA
- a CDS encoding multicopper oxidase domain-containing protein, with product MKLHTIIILFLITITTQAQKVVRYDLYVRDTIVNFSGKEKRALTVNGQIPMPTLTFTEGDTAEIYVHNELKNEDTALHWHGLFLPNKEDGVPYLTQMPIKPGTTHKYSFPIIQNGTYWYHSHSGLQEQIGLYGLFIINKKENDPTIRKGIDDLPTIPVILSEWTDLKPENVQRMLHNANDWFAIKKGTTQSYAEAIKQGQFSTKVTNEWKRMNAMDVSDVYYEKFLINGKNEQQFSDLKPGSKVRLRIANGGASSYFWLTYGGGKITVVASDGNDVEPVEVDRLIIAVSETYDVVVTVPEDNKAFAFLATAEDRTGSATLFLGEGIKQPVKHLPKLKYFEGMKMMNDMMKMNGEMNDMGMKMSLNKMDMNAVMYPEISGEDENSKPIDHSNHTMENMKITTDSTETTEIVTLNYGMLKSPTITTLPKDAPVKELRFSLSGNMNRYVWSMDNKVISETDKILIKKGENVRIVLYNGSMMRHPMHLHGHDFRILNEHGEYSPLKNVIDIMPMETDTIEFQANADGDWFFHCHILYHMMAGMGRIFTYENSAPNPLIHDPKMAYKMLKMDDRMFHFMAENDFATNGNDGEAMFSNTRWSIGTEWRLGYNDKHGYETETHIGRYIGKNQWLMPFIGFDWRYRKMGMDEQEQNLFGQKNTKDNRSVFSAGVEYTLPMLVKAQVEVYTDGNVRVQFERKDIPLARRLRMNLMWNTDKEYMAGLKYVATRNLGITTHYDSDMGVGFGLNLNY from the coding sequence ATGAAACTACATACTATTATAATTCTCTTTTTGATCACCATAACTACTCAGGCGCAAAAAGTGGTACGCTACGACTTATATGTTCGGGACACAATCGTAAATTTTTCAGGAAAAGAAAAACGCGCCCTAACGGTAAACGGACAAATTCCGATGCCAACGCTTACTTTTACTGAAGGTGATACAGCCGAAATTTATGTGCATAATGAACTTAAAAACGAAGACACTGCACTACACTGGCACGGATTATTTTTACCAAACAAAGAAGATGGAGTTCCGTATTTAACACAAATGCCTATTAAACCCGGCACAACCCATAAATACAGTTTTCCGATCATTCAAAACGGAACCTACTGGTATCATAGCCATTCAGGATTGCAGGAACAAATAGGTTTGTACGGACTTTTCATTATTAATAAAAAAGAAAATGATCCGACCATTAGAAAAGGAATTGACGATTTGCCTACCATTCCGGTTATTTTAAGCGAATGGACCGATCTGAAACCTGAGAATGTACAGCGAATGCTGCATAATGCAAATGACTGGTTTGCTATTAAAAAAGGAACAACGCAAAGTTACGCCGAGGCCATTAAACAAGGGCAATTTTCTACAAAGGTCACTAACGAGTGGAAACGCATGAACGCCATGGATGTTAGTGATGTTTATTATGAAAAGTTTTTAATCAATGGTAAAAATGAACAACAGTTTTCAGATCTTAAACCAGGCTCTAAAGTTCGTTTACGAATTGCCAATGGAGGTGCTTCAAGTTATTTCTGGCTAACGTATGGCGGTGGAAAAATCACCGTTGTTGCCAGCGATGGAAATGATGTTGAACCAGTAGAAGTTGATCGTTTGATCATTGCGGTTTCTGAAACTTATGATGTTGTGGTAACCGTTCCCGAGGACAATAAAGCATTTGCTTTTCTGGCTACAGCCGAAGACAGAACAGGATCAGCCACTTTATTTTTAGGTGAAGGAATAAAACAGCCTGTAAAACATCTTCCAAAATTAAAATATTTTGAAGGAATGAAAATGATGAATGATATGATGAAAATGAATGGGGAAATGAACGATATGGGAATGAAAATGTCTCTTAATAAAATGGACATGAATGCCGTAATGTATCCTGAGATTTCGGGTGAAGATGAAAATTCAAAACCAATAGATCATTCTAATCATACTATGGAGAACATGAAAATAACAACTGACAGTACTGAAACCACTGAAATTGTCACTTTGAATTATGGAATGCTAAAATCACCTACCATAACAACGCTGCCAAAAGATGCTCCGGTAAAAGAACTACGGTTTTCTTTATCCGGAAATATGAATCGCTATGTATGGAGTATGGACAATAAAGTAATTTCTGAAACAGATAAAATCTTAATTAAAAAAGGAGAAAACGTTAGAATTGTATTGTACAACGGATCTATGATGCGTCATCCAATGCATTTACACGGACACGATTTCAGGATTCTGAATGAGCATGGCGAGTATTCTCCCCTTAAAAATGTCATTGATATTATGCCAATGGAAACCGATACAATAGAATTCCAGGCAAATGCAGATGGAGACTGGTTCTTTCACTGTCATATTCTTTATCATATGATGGCGGGAATGGGACGCATTTTTACTTATGAAAATTCAGCACCAAATCCTTTGATTCATGATCCAAAAATGGCTTATAAAATGCTAAAAATGGACGACCGAATGTTTCATTTCATGGCCGAAAATGATTTTGCCACTAATGGAAATGATGGTGAAGCGATGTTCAGTAATACACGCTGGAGTATTGGAACCGAATGGAGACTGGGCTACAATGACAAACATGGTTACGAAACCGAAACCCATATTGGTCGTTACATCGGGAAAAATCAATGGTTAATGCCTTTTATTGGTTTTGACTGGCGCTATAGAAAAATGGGAATGGACGAACAGGAACAAAACCTTTTTGGACAAAAAAACACCAAAGATAATCGTTCGGTTTTTAGTGCCGGAGTCGAATATACTTTACCAATGCTCGTAAAAGCACAGGTTGAGGTTTATACTGATGGAAACGTGAGAGTACAATTTGAACGAAAAGATATTCCGCTTGCGAGACGCTTGCGAATGAATTTAATGTGGAATACTGATAAAGAATATATGGCGGGTTTAAAATATGTAGCCACCAGAAACCTGGGAATCACAACACATTATGACAGTGATATGGGAGTTGGTTTTGGACTGAATTTGAATTATTGA